In Caulobacter segnis ATCC 21756, the sequence GAAGGCGACGATGCGGCTGCGACGCAAGCTGCGCAGCACCACCGACTTGGCGACCTCGAACATGTAGGTGCGGCCGTTCAGGATGTGGTCGACGCTCTCCAGGGCCGCGAGGATCGCGTAGGTCTCTTGGACGATGTCGTCGACCTCGAGGCCCGCCAGCGGACGGCGAGCCAGCCAAGCGCGCAGGGCCGGCTCGTGCGGCAACGCGTTGCGCGCCAGCCAGATCGCCCGCTCATGTGTGGCTAAGGTCATAAGCCCAGTTTGCTAGCACCCCTTTATGACGGCCAGTCGTAAGCGCGGGTGACGACGATCCTCGGTTCCAAGCGCCGCGGATATCCGCAGCGTTCAGGCCAAAAGGTCGTCTTTAGGGCGGGAGGGCGTCGCTGGGGGCTCCGCCGCGCCGCTTCGTCGCCAAACTGACATCTCCGCCCGCTAGGGCAGGTCATAAGAGTCGGCGGCCTTTGTCGGCGAGGCGCAGTGCGATGGCTTGGCTACGCGACATCGACAAATGGTTCGCCGAGGCGGTGTTGCCGTTCGCGGCGAACTACCGCGCCTACGCGCGCAAGCTGACGCGCGACGCGGTCGAGGCCGAGGACCTCGTGCAGGAAGCCTACGCAAAGGTGCTGGGCGTTCCTGACTGGCGTGGGCTGGAGCGACCGGAGCGCTTTGTTCTGACCATCATTCGAAACCTGGCCTTCGAGCGCGTGCGACGAGCCAAGGTTATCGGCATTCGCCAGATCGGGGTGCTGGAGATGGAGACCCTCCCGGATCCCACGCCCGACGCCTACGCCGTCGCCAGCGCTCGCGAGGAACTACAGCGGGTGATCGAGGCGGTCGAGCGGCTGCCCGAACAGTGTCGGCGCGTGGTCATGCTGCGAAAAATGGAAGGGCTTTCGCCGGGCCAGATAGCGGTTCGGTTGAACTTGTCCATCTCTACGGTTGAAAAGCATCTGGCCAAGGGATTGGCCCTGCTCACCAAGGCGTTGGCGGCGGACGAAAGCCGAAGGATCGGAGTTAAGGCGAGTACATGGCGCAAGCGGGCGATCAAGACAGAGACGCGCTGATCGCCCAGGCTTCGGAGTGGCTGGCGCGTCTGGACGCCGGACGAGCGGATTCTCGGGAATTCGAAGCCTGGCGCGACGCCGATCCTCGCCGCGCGGCCGCCTTCGCCGAGGTCGCCGCCGCTTGGAGCCGGCTGGACACCCTGCGCGACGCGCCGTCTCGCGCCGAGCCGGCGATGACCCGGCGCGCTTGGATGGGCGGTGGTCTCGCCCTGGCGGCCGGGCTTTCGGGGGCCGCCTATCTGGGGCGCGATCAATGGCTGCGCGCCCGCACGGTCACCGGGGTGGGGGAGCGTCGCACGATGGCGCTTCCTGACGGCAGCTCTGTCGAACTGAACACCGACACCGAGGTGCTCTGGCGCTTTGGTCGTGACCGGCGGCGGTTGTGGCTGAGGCGCGGGGAGATTGCGCTGACGATCGCCCATGATGCGCTGCGGCCGTTCGAACTCTTCACGCCGACCGGGCTGGCCAACCTCGCGCCGGGTCAATTCAACGCGCGCCTGCGGTCGACGGGTTTGGACCTGATCGTGCTGGCCGGCCGGGCGGCGATCCGGACCGCGGCGGGCGAGACCCAGGCCGCCGTCGTCAGTGCTACTGACCCCCGCCAGACCCTAGCGGTCACCGCCACGGGCGTCGCCGTCGCGGCTGCGCCTGAAGACGAAGTCCAGAACGTCCAGGCGTGGCGTCGCGGTGAAATCGTTTTCGAGGGGCAACGCCTGTCCGACGCTGTCGAGGAGTACAACCGCTACCTCGTACGCAAGATGGTCATAGAAGACCCCAAGGTCGGAGCCCTGCGCCTGGGCGGCCGTTTCATGACC encodes:
- a CDS encoding RNA polymerase sigma factor, producing the protein MAWLRDIDKWFAEAVLPFAANYRAYARKLTRDAVEAEDLVQEAYAKVLGVPDWRGLERPERFVLTIIRNLAFERVRRAKVIGIRQIGVLEMETLPDPTPDAYAVASAREELQRVIEAVERLPEQCRRVVMLRKMEGLSPGQIAVRLNLSISTVEKHLAKGLALLTKALAADESRRIGVKASTWRKRAIKTETR
- a CDS encoding FecR family protein; the protein is MAQAGDQDRDALIAQASEWLARLDAGRADSREFEAWRDADPRRAAAFAEVAAAWSRLDTLRDAPSRAEPAMTRRAWMGGGLALAAGLSGAAYLGRDQWLRARTVTGVGERRTMALPDGSSVELNTDTEVLWRFGRDRRRLWLRRGEIALTIAHDALRPFELFTPTGLANLAPGQFNARLRSTGLDLIVLAGRAAIRTAAGETQAAVVSATDPRQTLAVTATGVAVAAAPEDEVQNVQAWRRGEIVFEGQRLSDAVEEYNRYLVRKMVIEDPKVGALRLGGRFMTGNPESFLDALRTTFGLRIIDDGSSRILLKSR